A single window of Nitrospiria bacterium DNA harbors:
- the pilQ gene encoding type IV pilus secretin PilQ: protein MYKIEIKACVVVFVLVGFLLLGLGVVLVRAELPNEKKIQVKRETHGNGSPLFSMEFREADLKDILRALGQQNRLNIIMSDDVKGKVTLSFQKVGLFDALESILKIHNLTYFREKNIIRVVRSPFSEGEGDLMTETIGVKYGNASESSKSLKTLLSKNGSVSFDERTNTLIVRDVPENVRRIVDLVKELDTITPQVLIEAKIVEAVTSFSQELGVQWGGNFSTSGGSGTSTIHGGSIKGSPLDPIAGSLTGDFGATGAPFAVNLPAAVGSGAGGALGFSFANFSNTRLLDIQLSALEDSGKGRIISNPKILTLNNKEARISEGTEILIPTATIVTTAGTTGGGSQTGGETSASGVTTINAKLELIVTPHVTPDGKIILHVKTDKKDPDFSQEVEGIPPLTTRTAETDLLVNDGETVVIGGIYIKRESKSEDGVPWLSKIPVLGWLFKKRVTVEDQAELLIFITTKIYES from the coding sequence ATGTATAAGATAGAAATTAAAGCATGTGTGGTTGTTTTTGTGTTGGTGGGGTTTTTACTGCTGGGGTTAGGTGTGGTTTTGGTTCGGGCTGAACTTCCCAATGAAAAGAAAATCCAGGTGAAGCGTGAAACCCATGGAAACGGGTCGCCCCTTTTCTCAATGGAATTTAGGGAAGCGGATTTAAAGGATATTTTAAGGGCGCTAGGTCAACAGAATCGGCTTAACATCATCATGAGCGATGATGTGAAGGGTAAAGTGACCTTAAGTTTTCAAAAGGTGGGGTTGTTTGATGCTTTGGAGTCCATTCTCAAAATCCATAACCTCACCTACTTTCGGGAAAAAAATATTATTCGGGTGGTTCGGTCTCCTTTTTCCGAAGGGGAAGGGGATTTGATGACGGAAACCATTGGGGTCAAATATGGTAATGCCAGTGAATCATCCAAATCCTTAAAAACGCTTTTAAGCAAGAATGGAAGCGTTTCCTTTGATGAAAGAACCAACACTTTAATTGTTCGCGATGTTCCGGAGAATGTCCGACGAATCGTCGATTTGGTAAAAGAACTTGACACCATTACTCCCCAGGTGTTAATAGAAGCAAAAATTGTAGAAGCAGTGACCAGCTTTAGCCAGGAATTGGGGGTTCAATGGGGTGGAAATTTTTCAACCAGCGGCGGATCGGGAACCTCCACCATTCATGGGGGTTCCATCAAAGGTTCTCCCCTGGACCCAATTGCGGGTTCCCTGACGGGTGATTTTGGGGCCACGGGGGCTCCCTTTGCCGTAAATCTTCCTGCCGCCGTGGGAAGTGGGGCAGGAGGTGCTCTGGGTTTCTCTTTTGCCAATTTTTCAAATACCCGTCTTCTGGACATTCAGCTTTCGGCGTTAGAGGACAGCGGAAAAGGAAGAATCATTTCCAATCCAAAAATTTTAACCCTCAATAATAAAGAAGCGAGAATTTCTGAGGGTACTGAGATTTTAATCCCCACGGCCACCATTGTGACCACTGCAGGGACAACGGGGGGAGGGAGCCAAACGGGTGGGGAAACCTCGGCGAGCGGAGTCACCACCATCAATGCGAAACTGGAACTCATTGTTACCCCCCATGTAACACCCGATGGAAAAATTATTCTTCATGTCAAAACCGATAAAAAGGATCCCGACTTTAGTCAAGAGGTGGAAGGCATCCCGCCCTTAACGACCCGAACCGCTGAAACGGACCTTCTGGTAAACGATGGAGAAACCGTGGTCATTGGGGGGATTTATATTAAAAGGGAATCCAAATCGGAAGATGGGGTTCCCTGGCTTTCAAAAATTCCGGTTTTGGGTTGGTTGTTTAAAAAAAGGGTAACGGTTGAAGACCAAGCGGAGTTACTTATTTTTATAACCACCAAGATCTATGAAAGTTGA
- the cutA gene encoding divalent-cation tolerance protein CutA translates to MSREIVVFITCPHQKEGQRIGKILVSEKLAACVNIIPGLVSIFNWEGKLNQEKEILLIVKTRSSCFQKLEKRVRQIHSYSVPEVIGLPIVKGSKAYINWLVAMTQGKKAVRKKSKETKID, encoded by the coding sequence GTGTCGCGAGAAATAGTTGTTTTCATCACCTGCCCTCATCAAAAGGAGGGGCAACGGATCGGTAAGATCCTGGTTTCCGAAAAGTTAGCCGCTTGTGTCAATATTATTCCCGGTTTGGTTTCTATTTTTAATTGGGAAGGAAAACTCAACCAGGAAAAAGAGATCTTGTTGATCGTGAAAACCAGATCCTCCTGTTTTCAAAAATTGGAAAAACGGGTGCGCCAAATTCATTCTTATTCTGTACCTGAAGTGATTGGCTTACCGATTGTGAAAGGCTCAAAAGCCTATATAAACTGGTTGGTGGCCATGACCCAGGGTAAAAAAGCCGTGAGAAAAAAGTCCAAAGAAACAAAAATAGACTAG
- a CDS encoding PilN domain-containing protein has translation MKQSINLVLRYTPGGEYRTFQVFVLPVVAFILLFILILGSTSKAQKVTSLRKQVESLSQQREEINRSISKLAEFFPIQNQPSSGLNHGSFLGNPVEWSHILGELGKRLPSQVWLLQVESYTIEKKSSGGKEFRITGMANGHGDVERFIFSLEEPQLWKDIRLVYAQKVEVPPHVEFQLTARLK, from the coding sequence GTGAAACAATCGATCAACTTGGTTCTCCGATATACCCCCGGTGGGGAGTACAGGACGTTCCAGGTATTTGTTTTACCGGTTGTGGCGTTCATTTTATTGTTCATTTTGATTTTGGGATCAACCTCCAAAGCCCAAAAAGTGACCTCTTTGCGAAAACAGGTGGAAAGTCTAAGCCAACAGCGTGAGGAGATTAACCGAAGCATCTCCAAACTAGCGGAGTTTTTCCCCATTCAAAATCAACCATCGAGTGGCCTAAACCATGGGTCTTTTTTGGGAAATCCTGTGGAATGGTCACACATTCTAGGGGAGCTGGGCAAACGGCTTCCCAGCCAGGTGTGGCTGCTGCAGGTGGAAAGTTATACCATTGAGAAAAAGAGTTCGGGGGGTAAAGAGTTTCGTATTACGGGAATGGCCAACGGGCACGGGGATGTGGAGAGATTTATTTTTTCGCTTGAAGAACCCCAGCTGTGGAAGGATATCCGGTTGGTCTATGCCCAAAAGGTGGAGGTTCCGCCTCACGTGGAATTTCAGTTAACGGCCCGGTTAAAGTAG
- a CDS encoding peptidoglycan DD-metalloendopeptidase family protein, whose product MMPKERGPKSFTVMILPNPTSKTYRFSITKKQIKTSIIGATLFSLVFFFLVFHFMYKTSDLKNLQTLRKENRVQKVEIQTLSTRITDLNKKMSQLKELDTKIRIIADINPPKDGNPMLAQGGGAEDEMEFLSPTLVSFPQGDSLKKMDRHLARLEEEALAQEVSFVELEAAMKDKRKLWSSTPSIKPVRGWITSGFGKRISPFTGNFSMHRGIDIAARHGTEIVAPANGMVSYVGFDSGLGKVIKVNHGFGMKTVFGHMSKTEVKIGQKVKRGEVIGYIGNTGRSTGPHLHYSIYVNNVPVNPKRYILN is encoded by the coding sequence ATGATGCCTAAGGAGAGGGGCCCAAAATCATTTACGGTGATGATTCTTCCGAATCCCACCTCAAAAACCTATCGATTTAGTATTACCAAAAAACAGATCAAAACAAGCATCATAGGTGCTACGCTTTTCTCATTGGTTTTTTTCTTTTTAGTTTTTCACTTTATGTATAAAACCAGTGATTTGAAAAATCTTCAAACCCTTCGAAAAGAAAACCGTGTTCAAAAGGTTGAGATTCAAACTCTTTCCACCCGCATCACGGATTTAAACAAGAAGATGTCTCAGCTGAAGGAATTAGACACGAAAATCCGGATCATAGCCGATATTAATCCGCCCAAAGATGGGAATCCGATGCTAGCGCAAGGTGGAGGGGCAGAGGATGAAATGGAATTTCTCTCTCCCACTTTGGTCTCTTTTCCCCAAGGGGACTCCCTGAAAAAAATGGACCGCCACCTGGCGAGGCTTGAGGAAGAAGCTCTTGCTCAAGAAGTCAGTTTTGTAGAGTTGGAGGCGGCCATGAAGGATAAAAGGAAGTTATGGAGTTCTACGCCTTCCATAAAACCTGTTCGTGGTTGGATCACCTCGGGATTTGGAAAAAGAATTTCCCCATTCACTGGAAATTTCTCCATGCACCGGGGCATTGACATTGCAGCCCGCCATGGGACCGAAATTGTTGCCCCCGCCAATGGTATGGTGAGTTACGTGGGGTTTGACAGCGGTCTTGGGAAAGTAATAAAAGTCAATCATGGGTTTGGAATGAAGACGGTATTTGGGCATATGTCAAAAACAGAGGTGAAGATAGGCCAGAAAGTAAAGCGAGGGGAAGTCATCGGATATATTGGAAATACGGGAAGGAGTACGGGACCGCATTTGCATTATTCGATATACGTCAACAATGTTCCGGTGAATCCCAA